Proteins from a single region of Flavobacterium sp. YJ01:
- a CDS encoding glycosyltransferase family 4 protein — protein MKLLVSHPTLNANSKNLVIGLLKNQLLFKLFTSIAIFPDQLLFKLGNNPKLKDLKRRSLSKSWQPYTKSKSFFEFGRLLASKLKLDFLVKHEKGFFCIDNVYQEHDKWTATNLAKAKKNGLAAVYAYEDGALSTFKEAKQLGLKCIYDLPIGYWRSARLLMQKEFDINPDWSSTITGFNDSEEKLNKKDQELALADVIFVASSFTKKTLEEYKGNLPEVKVIPYGFPEVKKEKKYQSLENRKLKVLFIGGLSQRKGISYLFEAVEGLQDKVELTVVGHKSVSDCTALNTALEKHNWIPSLSHDQVLECMHEHDVFVFPSLFEGFGLVITEAMSQGIPVITTDRTAGTDLIENEKDGWIVPSGSSEAIKEVINKILEKPQMLEEFGLAAQSKAKTRPWSVYGQEMADALSSLNN, from the coding sequence ATGAAGCTGCTTGTTTCTCATCCGACTTTAAATGCAAATTCAAAGAATTTAGTAATTGGGTTATTAAAAAACCAGCTTCTATTTAAATTATTCACGTCAATTGCCATTTTTCCTGATCAATTGCTGTTTAAATTAGGAAACAATCCAAAGTTAAAAGATTTAAAAAGAAGAAGTTTAAGCAAGTCTTGGCAACCTTACACAAAGTCTAAATCTTTTTTTGAGTTTGGACGTTTGTTAGCTTCAAAGCTAAAATTAGATTTTTTGGTAAAACACGAAAAAGGCTTTTTTTGTATTGATAATGTCTATCAGGAACATGATAAATGGACTGCTACTAATTTAGCCAAAGCCAAAAAAAATGGATTAGCTGCGGTATATGCTTACGAGGATGGAGCATTATCTACTTTTAAAGAAGCTAAACAATTAGGACTTAAGTGCATTTATGATTTGCCAATTGGTTACTGGAGAAGTGCTCGTTTATTAATGCAAAAAGAGTTTGATATTAACCCAGATTGGTCTAGCACAATTACAGGTTTTAATGACTCAGAAGAGAAGTTGAACAAAAAAGACCAAGAATTGGCTCTGGCAGATGTAATTTTTGTTGCCAGCAGTTTTACAAAAAAAACGCTAGAAGAATATAAAGGAAATCTACCAGAAGTAAAAGTTATTCCGTATGGTTTTCCAGAGGTCAAAAAAGAAAAGAAATATCAGTCTTTAGAAAACAGAAAACTTAAAGTTTTATTTATTGGAGGATTATCGCAACGCAAAGGAATCTCTTATTTATTTGAAGCCGTTGAAGGATTGCAAGATAAAGTCGAGTTGACTGTAGTAGGTCATAAATCGGTTTCTGATTGCACAGCATTAAATACAGCTTTAGAAAAACATAACTGGATTCCATCTTTATCGCATGATCAAGTACTAGAATGCATGCACGAACATGATGTATTTGTTTTTCCTTCATTATTTGAAGGATTTGGATTGGTAATTACAGAGGCAATGTCACAAGGAATCCCTGTAATTACAACAGATCGAACAGCTGGAACCGATTTAATAGAAAATGAGAAAGATGGATGGATCGTACCATCTGGTTCTTCAGAAGCTATAAAAGAGGTAATTAACAAAATACTAGAAAAGCCACAGATGTTAGAAGAATT